The genome window TGGAGATAAGGAATCCAATGTGAGCTGGGTTGTTCGTGCCATTGAGATAGCGGATTTGTTGGGCGCAGAGACGGTACGCATTGATTCCGCCATGTCTAAAGAACGGGAGTTGGATTTTGAGAGGCGCGTGCAATTATTTTCGTATGCGCTAAGCGAAGTATTGGCGCGTACTCCGAATTCATCGATAACGCTGGGCATCGAAAACCATGGCTTTCAGGGCAACAATCTGGCGTTCTTATTGAATATTTTTCAAGAGGTCGGCTCAGACCGGCTTGGTTCTACCCTGGATTTAGGAAACTTCTACTGGCGCGGTTATCCTTTATCGGAAGTCTACGGCATTATAAGCGTGTTAGCGCCCTACACAAAGCATACCCATGTAAAGAATATCAACTATCCTGAGGAGATGCGGGAAGTTACGCGCGAGGCAGGTTGGCAATATGGCCGCTATGCCTGTCCTCTTGATGAAGGTGATATCGATTTAGAAAAAGCGCTGGGTATTTTGGCGAAAGCAGGCTATCGCGGTAACATCTGTATTGAAGATGAGTCCTTGGGCAAAGGCAAAACCAATGAGGAGCGTATCGCCATACTCAAGCGCGATGTGGATCATCTGCAAGCGATCATAGAGCGTCTGAATCCTTAAAGAGAAGAACACGGCGCCGCTGCGTCAACCTTATAAGCCTCGCTCTTTTATTTGGCGAGTATGGCGCGTAAGGCAGGTTCCAGACATTCAGCCATGCGCAAGAATCCCAGATCGGTGGGGTGAACGCCATCGACCGCCGCTTCCCCATCGTTGCCGAGCAGAGGCGCTCCGAAGAAATAATGCAGATCGTTGATTCCGTTTTCGACGAGACGCTCATAACCTGCGTGAAGCTCGTTGTTTTTGGTTACATTGCCCTTACGCACTTCGGGCAGGAAGGTACCCGATTGGTAATGGACGCTTTCAACAAGCAGGATCGGCGTGTCCGGACGCGCTGCGCGCAGGGCGGTTACGAAAGGCACGATCCGTTCTGTGATCTCTTCCGCATTCGTGTTGGGCACGCAATCAATAACGTAGGCGGCGCACTCAATCTCAGCCATCAGTTCGCCGATTTCCGCGTCCATAGTGCCATTTCCTGAAAAACCCAGATTGATCGTGGGATAATCGAGATGCCGGCCAATAATGGAGGGATATGCCATACCGGGGCGTGCCGCGCATCCGCCTTGGGTGATGGAGGAGCCATAGAAGAGGATCGGTTTGTCTTGACCTTCAGGCCGTGCCGGCGGTTGCGACAAAACAGCTTCAGGGGGAACACCTATTTCCAAACGATCCGTTCCATTATAAAGAGGCAAATAAATGAGATATTCATATTCGCCCTCAGGGATGCCGGAGGCAAGAATCGCTTGTGTTTCTTGGGCGGCGGGACGACCGGCGCCGATCCATTGCCACGTGCCTTCGTTGTGTACGTAAATGTCGAGACCGCTCACGCCCGTGGCAGGCATGTGGGGCATCGCCAAACTCGTATTGCTGACCTTCCATTTAGCGCCGATTCTTTGCGCGTTCGTGGAAAAGCGTATTGCCATACCCGCCGAGTGATTGCTGAGACTCCAGACGGAAGAACGAACGATCTTTTCCGCCCGTGCAGGGAGGCGATGATAAAAGGAAGCGGTGTCGTTCCAGCCTTTGCCTTCCACGGTCAATTCCGCGGCGTCATACCACAGCCAATCTCCATCGGGATCAGCAACGGCCATATTTTGATCGAGTATTTCGATTGCAGGTTTTATTTCGTCGGCGAAAGGGCAGGCAAAGCTTGCTATTAAGGTGAAGGCAACAATCAGCCCAAGATTCAAATACCATCTGTTTTGAAGGTTCATCGAAGTTTCCTTTTATTGCTTTGGTTTTCGATAGAGACTCAGAAGTTGCAGTCTATTCGTTTAATGCTTCATCCGCAGCGCGCAAGTGTTCCTTGCGGCGTTTGTTCGTCATAATACCACATTTAAGTTCTAGGGGAAAGGTCTGTATTTCGACAGGTTTTTAACGCTTAAAAGGCTTTTATAAAGCTCCGTATAGCTGCACTTGATCCGGGAAAAGTGAGGGGGGAAATAATTGATTTTTCAGGGCGTATCTTATGTACAATAAAGTGGAAATAAACATTGTATTCATTGTGGCGTACAACTTTTCCACCTCGTCAATAGGGAGAAAATGCCATGGCTACCCAAGGAAAGAAAGATAAAGGAAAACGGGAACCGCAGAAAGCGGCAAAGCAGACTCTTTTGGAAAAACGTAAGTCCAAGGCGGACAAGAAAAAAGACAAACAAGCGTGACATCACCTTAGATTATATCTGCCCGTAGATAGAAAAATACTGCAGACCTCGATCGCTTCACCAAGGGATAGTGCCCTGTATACTGTCCGCTCTCTTGACATAGCGCCCAACAAATAGCACAATAGGGAGTATGACTGGAGAGAACTATCAATGACGGTACAATGTGACTTGTGCCCTAAGGCATGTATCATTGCTCCCGGCCAAAGCGGTGAATGCCGTATCAGGGTGAATATTGACGGCCGCCTTGTTGCGGTTAGCTATGGTCATCCTTGTGCTGTTCACTTGGATCCCGTCGAAAAAAAGCCCATATTTCATTTCCTTC of Candidatus Hydrogenedentota bacterium contains these proteins:
- a CDS encoding sugar phosphate isomerase/epimerase → MSMFKTQKKKMLFLAIVLGVYLPGAGLFAEGTQAMSKESTGMYVSIRESSLTQNTFATTQEGVAYLGIQSIELSLDRDFSVHAPDKEEKVILASDDDVRAFRARSESHGVHICAVLTACDFSAGDKESNVSWVVRAIEIADLLGAETVRIDSAMSKERELDFERRVQLFSYALSEVLARTPNSSITLGIENHGFQGNNLAFLLNIFQEVGSDRLGSTLDLGNFYWRGYPLSEVYGIISVLAPYTKHTHVKNINYPEEMREVTREAGWQYGRYACPLDEGDIDLEKALGILAKAGYRGNICIEDESLGKGKTNEERIAILKRDVDHLQAIIERLNP